From Myotis daubentonii chromosome 15, mMyoDau2.1, whole genome shotgun sequence, one genomic window encodes:
- the LOC132216096 gene encoding oocyte zinc finger protein XlCOF6-like gives MLKIFCFHKVNMYLTSIYFYTGCCCAGENVEVPTEENISVRVSQTKNPREILSSQNSHPCENCGIILGNIFHVMELQGTQHGQILLKCGACATRFYFTVKFHQQHVRKKSVIRSVDRISLANSCNFNVSQKRFTCRKVGLGVPTESGHRLLNAPQTRDSPNAISAPGMKFQRRQNCYTGKEYKKDISCTQIFFQEKGVDVGKRCFVYSECEKSFATNSHFHNHQRVHTEAKPYQCTECGKTFTTNAKLRRHQRVHTGEKPYQCSECGKTFTSTTGLQYHQRVHTGEKPYKCIDCGKAYTSSTKLCRHQRLHTGERPYHCSECGKSFITKSELHCHQRVHTRERSYQCSECGKSFKTNSHLHSHQRVHTGEKPYKCCECGKSFTRSIGLQYHQRIHKGEKPYQCSECGKTFTDIKGLQCHRRVHTGEKPHKCSDCGKCFIARATLQYHQRVHTGEKSHKCSECGKSFTRKSYLHTHRRVHTGEKPFKCSECGKSFITSSILYRHQRVHTGEKPFKCSECGKSFITSSILYRHQRVHTGEKPYECTECGKSFTDKAHIHSHQRVHTGEKPYKCSECGKSFTARATLQYHQRVHTGEKPYNCSECGKSFTGKSYLRTHQRVHTEEKPFKCSECAKSFITSSILYRHQKIHTG, from the coding sequence ATGTTGAAGATATTCTGTTTTCATAAGGTCAACATGTACCTCACCAGTATTTACTTTTATACAGGTTGCTGCTGTGCAGGAGAGAATGTAGAGGTACCGACTGAGGAGAACATTTCCGTTAGAGTGTCACAGACAAAGAATCCCAGGGAAATCTTGTCTTCCCAGAACAGCCACCCCTGTGAGAATTGTGGAATAATCTTGGGAAACATTTTCCACGTGATGGAGCTGCAGGGAACACAACACGGACAGATACTGTTGAAGTGTGGGGCATGTGCAACACGGTTTTATTTCACTGTAAAATTTCACCAGCAGCATGTGAGAAAGAAATCTGTCATTAGAAGTGTGGACAGAATCTCACTTGCAAACAGCTGTAATTTCAATGTGTCCCAGAAGCGTTTCACCTGCCGGAAAGTTGGGCTGGGTGTCCCTACCGAATCAGGACATCGCCTACTAAACGCCCCTCAGACCAGGGACAGTCCAAATGCTATTTCAGCTCCTGGGATGAAGTTTCAAAGGAGACAAAATTGTTACACTGGGAAAGAATATAAGAAAGACATTAGTTGCACCCAGATATTTTTTCAGGAAAAGGGTGTCGATGTTGGAAAGCGATGTTTTGTGTACTCTGAATGTGAAAAATCTTTTGCAACTAACTCTCACTTTCataatcatcagagagttcacacagaagcaaagccttatcaatgcactgaatgtgggaaaacttttaCCACTAACGCCAAACTTCGtagacatcagagagttcacactggtgaaaagccttatcaatgcagtgaatgtggaaaaactTTTACAAGTACCACGGGTCTccaatatcatcagagagttcacactggagaaaagccttataaatgtattGACTGTGGGAAAGCTTACACCAGTAGTACTAAACTTTGTCGTCATCAGAGACTGCACACTGGAGAGAGACCTTATCattgcagtgaatgtgggaagtcttttatcACTAAATCGGAACTTCattgtcatcagagagttcacactcgAGAAAGGTCTTatcagtgcagtgaatgtggaaaatcttttaaaactaaCTCTCACCTTCAtagtcatcagagagttcatacgggagaaaagccttataaatgctgtgaatgtggaaagtcttttacACGTAGCATTGGTCTCCAGtatcatcagagaattcacaaaggggaaaagccttatcaatgtagtgaatgtggaaaaacTTTTACAGATATCAAGGGTCTCCAATGTCAtcggagagttcacactggagaaaagcctcatAAATGCAGTGACTGTGGAAAATGTTTTATTGCTAGGGCTACACTACAATatcaccagagagttcacacggGAGAAAAGTCtcataaatgcagtgaatgtgggaaatcttttacccgtAAGTCCTACCTTCATACTCATcggagagttcatacaggagaaaagccttttaaatgcagtgaatgtggaaaatcttttatcACCAGCAGTATACTTTatcgtcatcagagagttcatacaggagaaaagccttttaaatgcagtgaatgtggaaagtcttttatCACCAGCAGCATACTTTatcgtcatcagagagttcatacaggagaaaagccttatgaatgcactgaatgtgggaaatcttttaccgaTAAGGCCCACATTCAcagtcatcagagagttcacactggagaaaaaccttataaatgcagtgaatgtgggaaatcttttactgCTAGGGCTACACTACAATatcaccagagagttcacacaggagaaaagccttataattGCAGTGAATGTGGCAAATCTTTTACTGGTAAGTCCTACCTTCGTactcatcagagagttcatacagaagaaaagccttttaaatgcagtgaatgtgcaAAGTCTTTTATCACCAGCAGTATACTTTATCGTCATCAGAAAATTCATACTGGATGA